The segment GATTCCTGATCGAGAGCAAACTCGATCAATCGGCGGCAGGGGTGTAATGGCGGCTCACCTGTTTGTGACACGGGACCAGCCTTCATCGCTGCTGGTTTCCTTCGCACCACCAGAGCCCCCAGTGCCCGTCCTCCACCCAGCGTCCCCACGCTCCTCTCCCAGCTCTCCACCTTGGCCCTCtttgctcctccagctgagctTCCCTGCAAAGAGCGGGAGGAAATCCAGATTCCAGATTCTTTATTGAGTTTTTATTGGACACACGGCCGTTCACCACGACTGGTCGAACATACCTGCGTCTCTGCAGGTGCGTCAGGGGCGAGGATGTCCGTTGGGTTGTCCGTGCTGCACATCGTTGACTTGGAGCTGCTGCtttgctccttctcctcctcctccgagtcaGAGTCTCTGAGTCTCTTTACCAGAGCGCGATCCAACATCTCTCTGAGAAGCAAAGCagtccgttttttttttttttaaagctcacgCGATTCACACTTTGAACCTTCCTCACTCACTTTGTCTCGCGCTCATCCTCTTCTTTCGCCCTTTCCCTCTCCGCCCTCTCCAGGTCTCTGTACCGGTCGATCATCCCCTCAAAGTCCACCTGGGCCTGCCTCTGGttcagctccttcagctcctgGAGATTCTCCAGAACCTCCATCTCCATCTTGGAATCCTTTGTGCGGTTCTCCAACACCTGGAAGAGGATTGGGAATTCATCCGTCTTCATTTGTCCTCCAATTTAAAGTAATAACTCCACATTGACGTCACCGACCTTCATGGGGTTGTTCAGTTCCtcgtcctccctctcctgctggattctctgctcttcctcctccataaGCTTCTCCGCCTGGAAGTTTCTCGTTGCGCCGTGTTCCATGGCGTAGTCTGTGTTTTCTGGGTCAGTCTGTACTCACAATAGGAGGAAAGACAGTTTAGCATCACAGATGCGGTTGGGCTTTCGTGTTTGCATGAAAAACTCTCACCTTGAACGTAATCTCAGCCAGACATCGAGTGCA is part of the Brachionichthys hirsutus isolate HB-005 chromosome 18, CSIRO-AGI_Bhir_v1, whole genome shotgun sequence genome and harbors:
- the yju2 gene encoding splicing factor YJU2; translation: MSERKVLNKYYPPDFDPAKIPKLKLPKDRQYVVRLMAPFNMRCKTCGEYIYKGKKFNARKETVQNQLYMGLPIFRFYIKCTRCLAEITFKTDPENTDYAMEHGATRNFQAEKLMEEEEQRIQQEREDEELNNPMKVLENRTKDSKMEMEVLENLQELKELNQRQAQVDFEGMIDRYRDLERAERERAKEEDERETKEMLDRALVKRLRDSDSEEEEKEQSSSSKSTMCSTDNPTDILAPDAPAETQGSSAGGAKRAKVESWERSVGTLGGGRALGALVVRRKPAAMKAGPVSQTDSTLDSTSKAVATQNVPSSLSLLGAYSDSDSSGTE